One genomic segment of Natrononativus amylolyticus includes these proteins:
- a CDS encoding CDP-glycerol glycerophosphotransferase family protein, with product MATGDARTTAVIRRAAGGLLAGFLFVLSLVSPRDDSLWVFGSNGGDAFRDNAKYLFLDTADRRAHVRAVWLSRNDEVVTALRERGYEAFHADSLRGRWIALRAGYVFVTHGMPDVNRPCAGGATKVLLWHGVALKRIGWDAPKLRRRRERLKRLVKDALFDRYDWITVPSEAMVEPFASAFRIDADRVLATGYPRNDVPAGAWEGEDPLREEALEERYRNYREAGPVILYVPTIHRETGQAVVDHLDLHELDRWLASRGARLLFKPHPAEPIDLEGEFSRIVEVPEEVDVYPLLAHTDALLTDYSSIYVDYLHLDRPVVFYPFDLEAYRAERGFYLDYDAATPGPVATEFDDLLERLEEVLEADEYARERERVREALVNTGTESRCRAVGDRFDPRVGCSDRGRGRDRARFED from the coding sequence GTGGCCACAGGCGACGCCCGAACGACCGCTGTGATCCGCCGCGCCGCGGGAGGGCTGCTCGCCGGGTTCCTGTTCGTGCTCTCGCTCGTGAGCCCGCGGGACGACTCGCTGTGGGTGTTCGGCTCGAACGGCGGCGACGCCTTCCGGGACAACGCGAAGTACCTGTTCCTGGACACGGCCGACCGGCGAGCGCACGTCAGGGCGGTGTGGCTCTCGCGAAACGACGAGGTCGTGACCGCACTCCGGGAGCGGGGGTACGAGGCGTTTCACGCCGACTCGCTCCGGGGCCGGTGGATCGCGCTGCGGGCGGGGTACGTCTTCGTGACCCACGGGATGCCGGACGTGAACCGCCCGTGTGCCGGCGGCGCGACCAAGGTGTTGCTCTGGCACGGCGTCGCGCTGAAGCGGATCGGCTGGGACGCACCGAAGCTCCGACGCAGGCGCGAGCGGCTGAAACGGCTCGTCAAGGACGCCCTGTTCGACCGCTACGACTGGATCACGGTCCCGAGCGAGGCGATGGTCGAGCCGTTCGCCTCCGCGTTCCGGATCGACGCGGACAGGGTCCTCGCGACGGGCTACCCGCGAAACGACGTTCCCGCGGGGGCGTGGGAGGGCGAGGACCCGCTTCGAGAGGAGGCCCTCGAGGAGCGCTACCGGAACTACCGCGAGGCGGGACCGGTGATCCTCTACGTGCCGACGATCCACCGCGAGACGGGGCAAGCGGTCGTCGACCACCTCGACCTCCACGAATTGGATCGGTGGCTGGCGTCGCGGGGCGCCCGACTCCTGTTCAAACCCCATCCCGCCGAGCCCATCGACCTCGAGGGGGAGTTCTCCCGGATCGTCGAGGTGCCGGAGGAGGTCGACGTCTACCCGCTGCTCGCTCACACCGACGCGCTGCTCACGGACTACTCGTCGATCTACGTCGACTACTTACACCTCGACAGGCCGGTGGTCTTCTACCCCTTCGACCTCGAGGCCTACCGGGCCGAGCGCGGCTTCTACCTCGACTACGACGCGGCGACGCCCGGACCGGTGGCGACCGAGTTCGACGACCTCCTCGAGCGACTCGAGGAGGTACTCGAGGCCGACGAGTACGCTCGAGAGCGCGAGCGAGTCCGGGAGGCGCTGGTGAACACCGGGACCGAGAGCCGGTGTCGGGCGGTCGGGGACCGGTTCGATCCGAGAGTCGGCTGTTCCGACCGCGGACGTGGGCGCGATCGCGCCCGATTCGAGGACTGA